The following proteins come from a genomic window of Flavobacterium eburneipallidum:
- a CDS encoding toxin-antitoxin system YwqK family antitoxin, translating to MKFSFFKIVIFLLVFQTVFSQNDFNKLDEKGKKHGLWKGFYTDTKNQKYEGTFEHGKEIGVFNFFDNTKTKRVIATREFNPTDNSAYTIMYDQMKNKVSEGKVVNKLSEGKWIYYHKASLVIMSTENYSKGKLEGLRSVFYPNGKIAEETLYKNNLKNGIYKRYTESGIIIEESNYKNNEYDGLAIFRDPDDGTIVSKGKFVNGKKTGIWQFFAKGKLVKEENMSLQKKIEKVGK from the coding sequence ATGAAGTTTAGTTTTTTTAAAATAGTAATATTTCTTCTTGTTTTTCAGACAGTTTTTTCGCAAAACGATTTCAATAAATTAGACGAAAAAGGCAAGAAACACGGACTTTGGAAAGGTTTTTACACTGATACCAAAAACCAAAAATACGAAGGCACTTTCGAGCACGGAAAAGAAATTGGTGTTTTTAATTTCTTTGATAATACCAAAACCAAAAGAGTTATTGCCACTCGAGAATTTAACCCCACAGACAATTCGGCTTATACGATTATGTATGACCAAATGAAGAATAAAGTCAGTGAAGGCAAGGTGGTCAATAAGTTATCCGAAGGAAAATGGATTTACTATCACAAAGCATCTTTGGTTATTATGTCAACTGAAAATTACAGCAAAGGAAAACTAGAAGGTTTGCGTTCTGTTTTTTACCCAAACGGAAAAATTGCCGAAGAAACACTGTATAAAAACAATCTCAAAAACGGAATTTACAAACGCTATACCGAATCTGGAATCATCATCGAAGAATCCAATTACAAGAACAATGAATACGATGGTTTAGCCATTTTTAGAGATCCAGACGATGGAACGATTGTTTCTAAAGGGAAATTTGTCAATGGAAAGAAAACGGGGATTTGGCAGTTTTTTGCAAAAGGAAAATTGGTAAAGGAAGAGAATATGAGTTTGCAGAAGAAGATAGAGAAAGTTGGTAAATAA
- a CDS encoding DUF6452 family protein, whose protein sequence is MKKIVAFLLITAFSFSFSSCEKDDICDANTPTTPRLVIEFYDFNNPTVLKNVTDLKVIGEGMTEGIIFNTATDDEKYLTSGTSISIPLKTDADATTYSFILNSGNANPALIDTDKITFNYTRKDVFISRACGFKIVFDFAETNKIVQTPVPATKPKWMQNIQVQKNNIDNENETHIKVFF, encoded by the coding sequence ATGAAAAAAATAGTTGCCTTTTTATTGATAACCGCATTTTCCTTTTCATTCTCCAGTTGTGAGAAAGACGACATTTGTGATGCCAATACGCCCACTACTCCAAGACTGGTCATTGAATTTTACGATTTTAATAATCCTACCGTTTTAAAAAATGTAACCGATTTGAAAGTAATTGGCGAAGGAATGACAGAAGGCATCATCTTTAACACAGCTACAGATGACGAAAAATATTTGACCAGTGGAACTTCTATTTCTATTCCGTTAAAAACAGATGCAGATGCTACCACTTATAGCTTTATCCTCAACTCTGGGAATGCAAATCCTGCATTAATTGACACTGATAAAATCACATTCAATTACACTAGAAAAGATGTTTTTATTTCAAGAGCTTGTGGATTTAAAATCGTTTTTGATTTTGCCGAAACCAACAAAATCGTACAAACTCCCGTTCCTGCTACAAAACCTAAATGGATGCAAAACATTCAAGTCCAAAAAAACAATATCGATAACGAAAATGAGACACACATTAAAGTATTTTTTTAG
- the ung gene encoding uracil-DNA glycosylase translates to MQPTFNPSWQFILADEIQKPYFSDLIKSVDEEYQNHSCFPPKELLFAAFDYCSFDDLKVVIIGQDPYHGFNEANGLCFSVNDGIKIPPSLRNIFREMNEDLGTIFFPTSGNLERWAKQGILLLNASLSVRMDSPNSHKHLKWGTFTDAVIQKISEEKENIVFLIWGSFAQKKGAKIDRSKHLVLESGHPSPMSANQGKWFGNKHFSQTNRYLKSKGKNEIEW, encoded by the coding sequence ATGCAACCCACCTTCAATCCTTCTTGGCAATTTATTTTAGCAGACGAAATTCAGAAACCTTATTTTTCGGATTTGATAAAGTCTGTCGATGAAGAATACCAAAATCATAGTTGTTTTCCACCAAAAGAATTATTGTTTGCTGCTTTTGATTATTGTTCGTTCGATGATTTGAAAGTGGTAATTATTGGGCAAGATCCGTATCATGGATTCAATGAAGCAAACGGTTTGTGTTTTTCGGTGAATGATGGAATCAAAATTCCACCTTCGTTGCGCAATATTTTCAGGGAAATGAATGAAGATTTAGGAACGATTTTCTTTCCCACTTCAGGCAATTTAGAACGTTGGGCAAAACAAGGAATTTTACTTTTAAATGCTTCACTTTCTGTTCGAATGGATAGTCCTAATAGTCACAAACACTTGAAATGGGGCACTTTTACTGATGCCGTAATTCAGAAAATTTCAGAAGAAAAGGAAAATATAGTTTTCTTAATTTGGGGAAGTTTCGCTCAAAAGAAAGGCGCAAAAATTGACAGAAGCAAACATTTGGTTTTAGAATCAGGACATCCATCGCCAATGAGTGCCAATCAAGGAAAATGGTTTGGTAACAAGCATTTTAGTCAAACAAATCGGTATTTAAAATCAAAAGGGAAGAATGAAATAGAGTGGTGA
- a CDS encoding alpha/beta hydrolase → MITSRVRSKVNRLFLIIFIMLNVVAFFHAYKFTHFTENNSEKTKSPEKLSTIEKVKTLFFGVNNPKPKNVKFPTQIYEIVKLKSNKEIECWLIKNKKPKGTIVLFHGYGGEKSSMISKSDEFIKKGFNTMLVDFMGSGNSEGNQTTIGYKEAEQVKTVFDYLTKAGEKNIYLFGTSMGSVAIMKCINDNKIIPKAIIIECPFGSMYKTVCARFDNMNAPSFPMAGILLFWGGIQNGFWGFSHNPTQYAKNINCPTLLLYGEKDKNVSRKEINEIYSNLKGIKKLNVYKNTGHENYLIKNKIEWNKNIIEFLKVIN, encoded by the coding sequence ATGATAACATCTAGAGTGCGTAGTAAAGTCAATAGACTTTTTTTGATCATTTTTATAATGCTAAATGTTGTTGCGTTTTTCCATGCTTATAAATTTACTCACTTCACAGAGAATAATTCTGAAAAAACTAAAAGCCCAGAAAAATTATCGACAATTGAAAAAGTGAAGACTTTGTTTTTTGGAGTAAATAACCCAAAACCTAAAAACGTTAAATTTCCAACTCAAATATATGAAATCGTAAAACTGAAAAGTAATAAAGAAATTGAGTGTTGGTTAATAAAAAACAAAAAGCCAAAAGGTACAATTGTATTATTCCATGGTTATGGCGGAGAAAAATCTTCAATGATTAGTAAGTCTGATGAATTCATAAAAAAAGGTTTTAATACTATGCTTGTAGATTTTATGGGAAGCGGAAATTCCGAAGGAAATCAAACTACTATTGGTTATAAAGAAGCTGAACAAGTGAAAACAGTATTTGATTATTTAACTAAAGCTGGAGAAAAAAACATTTATTTGTTTGGTACATCAATGGGTTCGGTAGCAATAATGAAATGTATTAATGATAATAAAATAATTCCAAAAGCAATAATCATTGAATGTCCATTTGGTTCTATGTATAAAACGGTTTGTGCAAGATTTGATAATATGAATGCACCATCTTTTCCAATGGCTGGAATTTTATTATTTTGGGGTGGTATACAGAATGGATTTTGGGGTTTTAGTCACAATCCAACTCAATATGCTAAAAATATAAATTGTCCTACTTTATTACTTTACGGAGAAAAAGATAAAAATGTAAGTCGAAAAGAAATCAATGAAATTTATTCTAATTTGAAAGGAATCAAAAAACTAAATGTTTACAAAAATACTGGACACGAAAACTATTTGATAAAAAATAAAATAGAGTGGAATAAAAATATAATTGAATTTTTGAAGGTTATTAATTGA
- the mnmA gene encoding tRNA 2-thiouridine(34) synthase MnmA, whose amino-acid sequence MKRVVVGLSGGVDSSVAAYLLQQQGYEVIGLFMKNWHDDSVTISNDCPWLEDSNDALLVAEKLGIPFQTVDLSEEYKEKIVDYMFNEYEKGRTPNPDVLCNREIKFDVFMKIALSLGADYVATGHYCRKGETEVNGEKVYQLLAGADNNKDQSYFLCQLSQEQLAKSLFPIGELTKPEVREIAAEMDLVTAEKKDSQGLCFIGKVRLPEFLQQKLQPKDGLIYQIDKNNPVYTLEKQTNLSVEDSLAFDAQKIDYTPQMGKVVGKHQGAHYFTTGQRKGLNVGGTTDPLFIIATNVETNSIYTGLTSQHPGLFRKALFIEKSEVHWIRPDLAIANGETMEVMARIRYRQPLQKATLHQFENGMYVAFEEPQSAITEGQFVAWYLDDELVGSGVIS is encoded by the coding sequence ATGAAACGTGTAGTTGTTGGGCTTTCAGGTGGTGTAGATTCGAGTGTTGCGGCTTATTTGTTGCAGCAGCAAGGCTATGAAGTTATTGGGCTTTTTATGAAAAATTGGCATGACGACTCGGTTACGATTTCTAATGATTGTCCGTGGCTTGAGGATAGCAATGATGCCTTATTGGTTGCCGAAAAATTGGGTATTCCTTTCCAAACGGTTGATTTAAGCGAAGAATACAAAGAAAAAATCGTGGACTATATGTTCAACGAATACGAAAAAGGGCGCACTCCAAACCCTGATGTGCTATGCAATCGCGAAATAAAATTCGATGTTTTCATGAAAATTGCTTTAAGTCTTGGTGCCGATTATGTGGCAACAGGTCATTATTGCCGAAAAGGAGAAACCGAAGTCAATGGCGAAAAAGTCTATCAACTTTTGGCTGGAGCCGATAACAATAAAGACCAATCGTATTTTTTATGTCAATTATCGCAAGAGCAATTGGCAAAATCTTTGTTCCCAATTGGCGAATTAACCAAACCTGAAGTGCGTGAAATTGCTGCCGAAATGGATTTGGTTACTGCAGAAAAGAAAGATTCACAAGGGTTGTGTTTCATTGGAAAAGTAAGATTACCCGAGTTTTTACAACAAAAATTGCAACCCAAAGATGGATTGATTTATCAAATTGATAAAAATAATCCCGTTTATACTTTAGAAAAACAAACCAATCTTTCAGTAGAAGATTCGTTAGCTTTTGATGCCCAAAAAATAGACTACACTCCACAAATGGGAAAAGTGGTGGGCAAACATCAAGGCGCACATTATTTCACAACCGGACAACGCAAAGGTTTGAATGTTGGCGGAACAACCGATCCGTTGTTTATCATTGCAACTAATGTGGAAACCAATTCGATTTACACAGGATTAACGAGTCAACATCCGGGATTGTTCAGAAAAGCGTTGTTCATCGAAAAATCGGAAGTACATTGGATTCGTCCCGATTTGGCTATTGCCAATGGCGAAACGATGGAAGTAATGGCAAGAATTCGGTACCGTCAGCCTTTACAAAAAGCGACTTTACACCAATTCGAAAATGGGATGTATGTGGCTTTTGAAGAACCACAATCGGCAATCACCGAAGGGCAGTTCGTAGCTTGGTATTTGGACGATGAATTAGTTGGTTCGGGAGTTATTTCCTAA
- a CDS encoding endonuclease MutS2 has translation MISITEKTLQDLQFPTVLETISAICNTDIGKQKALEITPFRDKETLMNALMQTSEYVSSFQNNNAIPNHGFDAITYEIKFLGIEDSFLEVGSFRKIATISDTTNFLLNYFKKFDDYYPYLNRKASEVQITKEISNVIDLVVDKYGEIKDNASPDLLNIRRDMNLVRGKVNQSFGVALTQYNSLGYLDDIKESFVQNRRVLAVLAMYRRKVKGTILGSSKTGSIAYIEPELTLKYSRELSVLEYEEKEEITRILKQLSNQIRPFLPLLIQYQDFLSDIDVVAGKAKYANKINGILPTITDERRLYFREAFHPILYLNNIQKNEITHPQTIELNQENRIIVISGPNAGGKTISLKTVGLLQLMLQSGMLIPVHERSETFLFDRILTDIGDNQSIENHLSTYSYRLKNMNYFLKKCNRKTMFLIDEFGTGSDPELGGALAEIFLEEFYHREAFGIITTHYSNLKILANELPFAMNANMLFDEKTLEPMYKLVLGQAGSSFTFEVALKNGIPYGLINRAKKKIEVGKVRFDKTIATLQKERSKLEKTSINLKEEETRAREESKKMENINVKIKQKLESYQELYDSNQKTIYIGQKIEDIAEKYFNNKNKKNLIGEFLKIVEIENSKRIKATPKEAKAIVEKKKEVIKEVEVQVEEIRIEKKEKKLKPVIEKPKPILKIGDRVRMLDGKAVGSIDKIEKNKAVVNYGLFTSKVSLDELELVEAVKK, from the coding sequence ATGATATCCATTACCGAAAAAACGCTTCAAGACTTACAATTTCCAACCGTTCTCGAAACCATTTCAGCCATTTGCAATACCGATATTGGCAAGCAAAAAGCACTAGAAATCACGCCTTTTAGAGACAAAGAAACTTTGATGAATGCCTTGATGCAAACCTCTGAATATGTTTCATCTTTCCAAAATAACAATGCGATTCCCAATCACGGATTTGATGCTATTACTTATGAAATCAAATTTCTTGGAATTGAAGATAGTTTCCTTGAAGTAGGCAGTTTCAGAAAAATTGCTACCATTTCAGACACCACAAATTTCTTATTGAATTACTTCAAAAAGTTTGACGATTATTATCCGTATTTGAATAGAAAAGCTTCCGAAGTTCAAATTACCAAAGAAATCAGCAATGTGATTGACTTGGTTGTAGATAAATACGGCGAGATTAAAGACAATGCTTCTCCTGATTTATTAAATATTCGTAGGGACATGAATCTGGTTCGAGGTAAAGTAAATCAGAGTTTTGGTGTTGCCTTAACACAATACAATTCCCTTGGTTATTTAGATGATATTAAGGAAAGTTTTGTTCAAAATCGTAGGGTTCTGGCAGTTTTGGCCATGTATCGTCGTAAAGTGAAAGGAACTATTTTAGGTAGTTCTAAAACAGGAAGTATCGCCTATATCGAACCCGAATTAACCTTGAAATATTCACGTGAATTAAGCGTTTTAGAATACGAAGAAAAAGAAGAAATCACCCGAATTCTGAAACAATTATCCAATCAGATTCGTCCGTTTTTACCTTTACTGATTCAATATCAGGATTTCTTGAGTGACATTGATGTGGTGGCTGGAAAAGCAAAATATGCCAATAAAATCAATGGAATTTTGCCAACAATTACCGACGAACGAAGATTGTATTTCAGAGAGGCTTTCCACCCTATTTTGTATTTGAACAACATACAGAAAAACGAAATTACGCATCCGCAAACTATTGAATTAAATCAAGAAAACCGAATTATCGTGATTTCTGGCCCCAATGCTGGAGGAAAAACCATATCACTAAAAACCGTTGGATTATTGCAATTAATGTTGCAATCTGGAATGTTAATCCCTGTTCACGAACGTAGCGAAACTTTTTTATTTGATAGAATCCTAACAGACATTGGCGACAATCAATCTATTGAAAATCATTTGAGTACTTATAGCTACCGACTCAAAAACATGAATTATTTCTTGAAGAAATGCAACAGAAAAACCATGTTCTTAATTGATGAATTTGGTACCGGTTCTGATCCTGAATTGGGTGGTGCTTTGGCAGAAATTTTCTTGGAAGAATTCTACCATAGGGAAGCTTTTGGAATTATAACCACCCATTATTCTAACCTTAAAATTCTGGCTAACGAATTGCCTTTTGCTATGAATGCCAATATGTTGTTTGATGAAAAAACCTTGGAACCGATGTACAAATTGGTTTTAGGGCAAGCTGGAAGTTCCTTTACTTTTGAAGTCGCTTTGAAAAACGGAATTCCGTATGGGTTAATCAATCGGGCAAAAAAGAAAATCGAAGTAGGAAAAGTGCGTTTTGATAAAACTATTGCTACACTTCAAAAAGAACGTTCCAAACTGGAAAAAACTTCTATCAATTTGAAAGAAGAAGAAACCCGAGCGCGTGAAGAAAGCAAAAAAATGGAAAACATCAACGTGAAAATCAAGCAAAAACTGGAAAGCTATCAAGAATTGTATGATAGCAACCAAAAAACAATTTACATTGGACAAAAAATAGAAGATATTGCCGAGAAATATTTCAATAATAAAAACAAAAAAAACCTTATTGGGGAATTTTTGAAAATCGTCGAAATCGAAAATTCTAAACGCATAAAAGCCACGCCAAAAGAAGCCAAAGCAATTGTAGAAAAGAAAAAAGAAGTCATCAAAGAAGTTGAAGTTCAGGTTGAGGAAATTAGAATCGAAAAGAAAGAAAAGAAACTCAAACCTGTTATTGAAAAACCAAAACCTATTTTAAAAATTGGAGACAGAGTGCGAATGCTAGACGGAAAAGCGGTGGGAAGCATTGATAAAATTGAAAAAAATAAAGCAGTAGTGAATTACGGTTTGTTTACATCAAAAGTAAGTTTGGATGAATTAGAATTGGTAGAAGCAGTTAAGAAGTAA
- a CDS encoding DUF6048 family protein encodes MRHTLKYFFSFGLLSLSLAQAQDTVPKNDLPQKKKIVGEIPVAPKTAEAKPSTVKDTIVPVKKDRYGVRVGVDLYKLTRGLYDSNYKGIELVGDYRLTKKYFLAAELGSENKTTEDDRLNTTTKGTYLKAGFDYNFYDNWLDMENIISIGLRGGFSTFSQELNSYKVYNPNQYWGELPWKDSGEKYSGLSAGWIEVVAGVKVKVYNNIFVGFSLRMNTLLYDKKPSGNFENLYIPGFNRTYAGNFGAGFNYTVTYFVPLYKKIVKPKEEKEIKKSK; translated from the coding sequence ATGAGACACACATTAAAGTATTTTTTTAGTTTTGGACTGTTGTCGTTGTCATTAGCACAAGCGCAAGATACTGTTCCAAAGAATGATTTACCCCAAAAAAAGAAAATTGTAGGCGAAATTCCTGTAGCTCCAAAAACTGCTGAAGCAAAACCTTCGACTGTAAAAGACACCATAGTTCCCGTAAAAAAAGATCGTTACGGAGTACGTGTAGGCGTTGATTTATATAAATTAACTCGTGGTTTATATGACAGCAATTACAAAGGAATCGAATTAGTAGGCGATTACCGATTGACCAAAAAATATTTTCTAGCCGCCGAACTCGGAAGCGAAAACAAAACCACCGAGGACGACCGACTCAATACAACTACCAAAGGAACTTATCTAAAAGCAGGTTTTGATTATAATTTTTATGACAACTGGCTGGATATGGAGAATATTATTTCCATTGGATTGCGTGGTGGTTTTAGCACTTTTAGTCAAGAATTAAACAGTTATAAAGTTTACAATCCCAATCAATATTGGGGCGAACTTCCTTGGAAAGATTCTGGAGAAAAATATAGTGGTTTAAGTGCAGGTTGGATTGAAGTCGTTGCTGGAGTTAAAGTAAAAGTCTATAACAATATATTTGTAGGTTTCAGTCTGCGAATGAATACTTTGCTCTATGACAAAAAACCAAGTGGAAATTTTGAAAATCTCTATATTCCGGGTTTCAACCGAACGTATGCTGGAAATTTTGGAGCTGGATTTAACTATACGGTAACTTATTTTGTGCCACTATACAAGAAAATTGTAAAGCCAAAAGAGGAAAAAGAAATTAAAAAATCAAAATAA
- the rlmD gene encoding 23S rRNA (uracil(1939)-C(5))-methyltransferase RlmD, whose amino-acid sequence MAKKNTDKIVFDHIKVLDAGAKGVSVAKAPDGKVIFIPNVVPGDLVDVQTFKKRKAYYEGKAVKFHEYSEHRIDPICEHFGVCGGCKWQNMNYNQQLFYKQNEVQSHLQRIGKIELPEFEPILGSEKQFFYRNKMEFSFSNSRWLTEQEIGSTEDLGNRNALGFHIPKMWDKILDINKCHLQEDPSNQIRNEIRAFANANNLTFFNPRAHEGLLRTLMMRTASTGEIMVLVQFFENDKANRELLLDYIYEKFPQITSLQYVINNKANDTLYDTNIKLYKGRDYILEEMEGLKFSINAKSFYQTNSDQAYELYKITRDFAGLTGEETVYDLYTGTGTIAQFVSKKAKKVIGVESVPEAIMDAKANADRNNITNCEFYVGDMKVVFNESFIAQHGKPDVIITDPPRDGMHKDVIEQILKIEPEKVVYVSCNSATQARDLALMDEKYKVTRVRPVDMFPQTHHVENVVLLERR is encoded by the coding sequence ATGGCAAAGAAAAATACAGACAAGATCGTTTTTGATCATATAAAAGTCCTTGATGCAGGTGCAAAAGGCGTTTCGGTAGCAAAAGCTCCAGATGGTAAAGTAATTTTTATCCCTAATGTCGTTCCTGGCGATTTGGTAGATGTGCAAACTTTCAAAAAACGTAAAGCCTATTACGAAGGAAAAGCAGTGAAATTTCACGAATATTCCGAACACAGAATCGACCCGATTTGCGAACATTTTGGTGTTTGTGGCGGTTGCAAATGGCAGAATATGAATTACAATCAGCAGTTATTTTACAAGCAAAATGAAGTGCAAAGTCATTTGCAACGCATTGGAAAAATAGAACTTCCTGAATTTGAACCCATTTTAGGTTCTGAAAAACAGTTTTTTTACAGAAACAAAATGGAATTTTCGTTTTCGAACAGCCGTTGGTTAACCGAACAGGAAATTGGTAGTACCGAAGATTTAGGAAACAGAAATGCGCTAGGTTTTCACATCCCAAAAATGTGGGACAAAATTCTGGACATCAACAAATGTCATTTACAGGAAGATCCTTCCAACCAGATTCGTAATGAAATCAGGGCTTTCGCCAATGCAAATAATCTAACTTTTTTCAATCCAAGAGCGCACGAAGGTTTGTTAAGAACCTTGATGATGCGAACCGCTTCGACAGGAGAAATCATGGTTTTGGTACAGTTTTTCGAAAATGATAAAGCCAACAGAGAATTGCTTTTGGATTATATTTACGAAAAATTTCCGCAAATTACTTCGTTGCAATATGTAATCAACAACAAAGCAAATGATACTTTATACGATACCAACATCAAATTATATAAAGGTAGAGATTACATTTTGGAGGAAATGGAAGGTTTGAAATTCAGTATTAATGCCAAATCTTTTTACCAAACCAATTCGGATCAGGCTTACGAACTATACAAAATTACTCGTGATTTTGCTGGATTAACCGGAGAAGAAACAGTTTATGATTTGTATACCGGAACTGGAACCATTGCTCAATTCGTTTCGAAAAAAGCAAAGAAAGTCATTGGTGTAGAAAGCGTTCCTGAAGCGATTATGGATGCCAAAGCCAATGCGGATCGCAACAATATTACGAATTGTGAGTTCTATGTAGGTGACATGAAAGTAGTTTTCAACGAAAGTTTCATTGCCCAACACGGCAAACCTGACGTTATTATTACCGATCCGCCAAGAGACGGAATGCACAAAGATGTTATCGAACAAATTTTGAAAATTGAACCAGAAAAAGTAGTTTATGTGAGTTGTAACTCGGCTACACAAGCCAGAGATTTGGCTTTGATGGACGAAAAATACAAGGTTACTCGTGTGCGTCCAGTGGATATGTTTCCGCAAACACATCACGTAGAAAATGTTGTACTTTTGGAAAGAAGATAA
- the dnaX gene encoding DNA polymerase III subunit gamma/tau codes for MEQFVVSARKYRPQTFNDVVGQKAITSTLLHAIESNHLASALLFTGPRGVGKTTCARILARKINQPGYDDPNEDFAFNVFELDAASNNSVDDIRNLIDQVRIPPQTGQFKVYIIDEVHMLSSAAFNAFLKTLEEPPKHAIFILATTEKHKIIPTILSRCQIFDFKRITVKDAKEHLAEVATSQGVIFEDDALHIIAQKADGAMRDALSIFDRVVSYCGTNLTRQAVTENLNVLDYETYITVTDLILENKIPELLVAFNEILAKGFDSHHFVSGLASHFRDLLVSKTPATLSLLEVGEQAQKLYAIQCQKASQEFLLKGIEIANDCDLKYKVSQNQRLLVELCLMQLASINFDGEKKKLTNL; via the coding sequence ATGGAACAATTTGTAGTATCGGCTCGTAAATACCGTCCACAAACATTTAACGATGTTGTGGGACAAAAAGCCATTACCAGCACTTTGTTGCACGCCATAGAAAGCAATCACTTGGCTTCCGCATTATTATTTACTGGACCTCGTGGTGTAGGAAAAACGACTTGCGCTAGAATTCTGGCTCGTAAAATCAATCAGCCTGGTTATGATGATCCAAACGAAGATTTTGCTTTCAATGTTTTCGAATTGGATGCTGCTTCCAACAATTCAGTAGATGATATTCGTAATTTGATTGATCAAGTTCGAATCCCGCCACAAACCGGACAATTCAAAGTTTACATCATTGATGAGGTTCACATGTTGTCTTCGGCAGCTTTCAACGCTTTCTTGAAAACGTTAGAAGAGCCACCAAAACACGCCATTTTCATATTGGCTACGACCGAGAAACACAAAATTATTCCAACGATACTTTCTCGTTGCCAGATATTTGATTTCAAAAGAATTACCGTAAAAGATGCCAAAGAACATCTTGCCGAAGTGGCAACCAGTCAAGGTGTCATTTTCGAAGACGATGCCTTGCACATTATTGCTCAAAAAGCGGATGGTGCCATGCGTGATGCTTTGTCTATTTTTGACCGAGTAGTTTCGTATTGTGGTACTAACTTAACCCGTCAGGCAGTTACCGAAAACCTAAATGTGCTGGATTATGAAACTTACATTACCGTTACCGATTTGATTTTGGAAAACAAAATTCCAGAATTATTGGTAGCTTTCAATGAAATTTTGGCAAAAGGATTTGATTCACATCATTTTGTATCGGGTTTGGCTTCACATTTCAGGGATTTATTGGTTTCCAAAACACCTGCCACTTTATCTTTGTTGGAAGTAGGTGAACAAGCTCAAAAATTGTATGCTATTCAATGTCAAAAAGCTTCTCAAGAGTTTTTATTAAAAGGAATTGAGATTGCTAACGACTGCGATTTGAAATACAAAGTTAGTCAAAATCAGCGACTACTTGTCGAACTTTGCTTGATGCAACTAGCCTCTATCAATTTTGATGGAGAAAAAAAAAAGTTGACAAATTTATAA